From the genome of Bacillaceae bacterium S4-13-56:
GTAGGGAAATTTTAAAGGATGAAGTATAAGAAAAGCTAACGACTCTGGCTTTGCCGAAAGGCTCGCCATTCGGCGAACTTTTCTAAACGTAAAAATGAAGCAATAAAAGGTGTATATAAAGGAGAATTAGAAAGTGACAACATTTAAAGAATTAGGAATTAACAAACAAATATTAAAAGCCGTGGAAGAAATGGGTTTTGAGGAAGCAACACCTATTCAAGAACAAACGATTCCTAGAGGATTAAAAGGCATAGATGTAATTGGTCAAGCGCAAACAGGAACAGGAAAAACAGCTGCCTTTGGGATCCCGTTGTTAGAAAAAATCGATAAGAATCAGAAAACTCTTCAGGGAATAATAGTCGCCCCTACACGTGAGTTAGCCATTCAAGTTGGAGAAGAGTTAAATCGAATTGGTAAATATATAGGAGCCAAGGCTTTGCCGATTTATGGTGGACAAGAAATGGGACGTCAAATTCGTGCCTTAAAGGGAAAACCGCCAATTGTAGTCGCAACTCCTGGTCGTCTTTTGGATCATATTCGAAGAAAAACCATTCGATTAGAAACTGTTCATACCGTCATTTTAGATGAAGCAGATGAAATGCTAAATATGGGATTCATTGAAGATATTCACGCGATTCTTGAGGCAATCCCACCAGAGAGACAAACATTGTTATTCTCAGCCACCATGCCTAATGAAATTAAAGAAATTGCAACTAAAATGATGCGTGACCCAGAAACTGTTCGTATCCAGGCAAAGCAACTAACTGTTGAAAATATTGATCAATACTACGTAGAAGTGAATGAAAAGCAGAAATTTGATTCACTAACACGCTTACTTGATATTGATGCTCCGGAGCTATCCATCATTTTCGGACGGACGAAGCGTCGTGTAGATGAGCTAGCTAATGCTTTAAATACAAGAGGGTATAATGCTGAAGGAATACACGGTGATTTGAGTCAGTCTAAACGTCTTTCTGTTTTAAATAAGTTTAAGAGCGGACGCTTAGAAGTGTTAGTGGCAACTGATGTTGCTGCCCGTGGATTAGATATTTCTGGAGTTACTCATGTATATAACTTTGATATACCACAGGATCCAGAAAGCTATGTACACAGAATTGGACGTACGGGTCGAGCTGGGAATAAAGGAAAAGCTATCTCTTTTGTCACGCCTCGGGAGATTGCACAGCTTCACTTAATTGAAAAGATGACAAAACGCAAAGTAGAACGTCTGCCTGTTCCTTCTCAAAGTGAGGCAAAACGTGGACAGCAACAGGCATCCATTGATAAATTGTTAGAAACAATAAAAGATGGGGAACTAGAGGCTTATCGAGATGCAGCTAATGATATGTTAAATGAACATGATTCATTAACGGTTATTTCAGCTGCGATCAAGGTTTTAACAAATGATCGTAATGAAGCACCTGTTCAACTATCTTCTGTTCAGCCAATAAGTGTGAAAAACGCAGTCCGTGATAAGGATAAATCCAAAAGATCAAATAAAGAATACCGTGCTGGTGGTCGCGGAGGCGGATATAAAGGTAAGCAAGCTGGAAAAGGTGGAGGAAACCGACGATTTAACAAACGAGGTAGTGACCAAAGAGGTCAAAAAAGGGGATAACATAACATTTAAAAGCATTTGTCCTGGAGAAAGGATAGATGCTTTTTGTTTTATTGCCGTTCTTTTGTTTGAGCTGCTGGCACGCAAACGTTGTTAATAGCACTGAAATAAAGAAAACATCTCTATTACCTAAAAGGTCTAAAAAAGTAGCACTTAAAACGGGAAAACTGGCACATAAAAAAGAGTGAGCCAGCACTTAAACATTCATATTTTCACTTAAATAAAAATCATATCACCCAATGGAGGAGATTGGCACTATACCAAAGGAAACCGTCACGTAAAACAGCTGTTTTGGCACTTAGAATTTGAAAATCATCACTTAAACTAATTTATTAGCACAGAACCATTAAAAGTTGCACTTAAATTCCATATTAAGCACTATGAACTTAATAACGTAGTCCAAGTACCACAAACCTTAGCTCTAGCACAGAACCATCCCTGACCTGCCTTGCAAGCTCCAAGTCTTTTTTGAAAATTAACGGCATCTTGTC
Proteins encoded in this window:
- a CDS encoding DEAD/DEAH box helicase, giving the protein MTTFKELGINKQILKAVEEMGFEEATPIQEQTIPRGLKGIDVIGQAQTGTGKTAAFGIPLLEKIDKNQKTLQGIIVAPTRELAIQVGEELNRIGKYIGAKALPIYGGQEMGRQIRALKGKPPIVVATPGRLLDHIRRKTIRLETVHTVILDEADEMLNMGFIEDIHAILEAIPPERQTLLFSATMPNEIKEIATKMMRDPETVRIQAKQLTVENIDQYYVEVNEKQKFDSLTRLLDIDAPELSIIFGRTKRRVDELANALNTRGYNAEGIHGDLSQSKRLSVLNKFKSGRLEVLVATDVAARGLDISGVTHVYNFDIPQDPESYVHRIGRTGRAGNKGKAISFVTPREIAQLHLIEKMTKRKVERLPVPSQSEAKRGQQQASIDKLLETIKDGELEAYRDAANDMLNEHDSLTVISAAIKVLTNDRNEAPVQLSSVQPISVKNAVRDKDKSKRSNKEYRAGGRGGGYKGKQAGKGGGNRRFNKRGSDQRGQKRG